The DNA window GGGCTCATCGCCACGATCACGCGCCGCGCCGAGATTCGGGTGTCATCGCCGTGCACGACCACGGATCCATTGGACTGTTCGATCTTGCGCACCGGCGTATTCAGCAATACGTGCTCGCCCAACTCGGCGGCCAGCGCCAAGGCGATCCGCTGGGAACCACCCACGATGCGGGTCTGCTGTGCGCCGCCGTCGGTTTCGATCATCGGATCCACACCACCACCGGCATGGAGGTAGGCCAGCAGATGCAGCAGCGACACGTCGGCGGGGTCGGCGGCCCATACCGCCTTGCAGACCATCGTGATCGCCTGTCGTGCGACGCCGGAGTGCAGGTTGTGCCGCATCCAGGATTCGACGGTCTCGGCATCCCACTGCCCGGCCCGCGCCGCCGACCACGGCGCGTCCGCCGGCACCGTGCGCGACATCCGATCCAGCCGCCGCAGGCCGATGAACGCTTCCAGCAATGCGGGCGACGCGATCAGCGGTACTCGGCCGCGGTAGCGGCGCAGCTTCCCGCGATGCTCGAACAGATGCCGACCGTCGGTAAAGGTGGGGAACGTCTCCAGCCCTAATTCCTCGATCAGCGCCAGCACCCGGTCCTGACCGGGACCGACCCACTGCCCGCCGACCTCGACGATCTTGTCGTCCCCGATCGGATGGTTCAGCGTCCGGCCGCCGACGCGGTCCCGCGCCTCGACGACCACCACCTCCAGCCCGTTGCCGCGCAACTCCCGCGCGGCCGCCAAACCGGCCAGACCAGCGCCGATCACCGCGACATCCACCGTGCGTTCCAGACCCATGGCGACCACCGATCCACCCGTGACCGATCGACTCGGTCGTGTGCTCCGACGCTAGGACCAGCGGCCGACGCCGTCAATTACCCGAATGTGCCGTCTTGTGTCGAGCCCGCGATCGTCCCACTGTGATCATGGGAGGGGATCATATGAGGGGACGATCGACGCTCACCGACCCGATGCGCTCATGGAGGCAATCGTGACCGAGCAGACGCTGGCCGAGCTGATATCCGGCGACTTACCTCCGGGCATCGCCGCCCTCGCCCCGCAGGTGCAGGCCGAGCTCGCCACGGCGCTCATGGACGCCCGCTGGCGGCAGGCCGACGAACTCAAGGGCGGGGCCTTCGCGATGCTGGACTTCCTGCCACGCTTCCTGCGTGGCGCGGTGAAGAAGGCGGCCGGACTGTGACCGAACCGAAGCACTCGGTCCAACTGCTGAAACTCGCACGGACACTGGGAGTTCCGGTCGATCAGCTCGCCTACCTCACCGAGGTGCCCGATCAGGACCTACGCGAATTCCGCCATCGGAATACCGCAGCACGCTGGATGTCCTCCCCTACTCCGCAGTCGAAGCAATCCGCGCCGCCGCCGAAAAACTCCCTACCGCACAGCGCGAGCGCGCACTGACCGAAATCGCTGATCGGCGTTCTGCTCTCTAGGCGGTATTCGTGCCCCGGCGCGGCATCATCGAGGATGCGATCACCATCACTGATGCCATCACCGCGACCGCCAGGAAAACCAGATGCACCGCCGAGGACAGTAGCGCGGGAGCCGGGTGGTCGCCGTCGCCGACGCGCGAGTTCACGATCGCGCCGAACACCGCGACACCGACCGCACTGCCCAGCGACCGGGAGAACATGTTCGCTGAGGTGACCACACCGCGCTCGGTCCACTCCGCACTGGTCTGCGCCGCGATCAGCGTGGGCGTAGCCACCAGGCCCATACCGGTGCCGATCATGAAACAGGAGGCGGCGACCTGGATCAACGTCGAGTTCTCATCGATCAACAACGTGGTCGCGGCGCCGAGCGTGGCCAGGGTGCTGCCGATCAGCGCGGTCGCGCGAAATCCCACGCGCAGGTACACCTTTCCGGCCTGCGAAGCTGCCAGCGGCCAGCCGAGCGTGAGCGCGCCGACCGTGAGTCCGGCGACCAGCGCCCCGGTGCCGAGCACACCCTGGGTGAAAGTCGGAACATAGGAGGTCAATCCGAGCAGGATGGCCCCGACGAGCACGGACACCAGACTGCTCGCGATGATCACCCGCCGAGTGAATACCCACAGTGGCAGAATCGGATTCGCGGCCCGCCGCTGCACCAGACCGAACAGTCCGAGCATCAGCGCCCCGCCGACGAAGATGGCGATGCTGGTCGGTGACGACCATGCCCAGGCCTGCCCGCCTTCGAGCAAACCGAGAATCAACGCCCCCGCGCCGACCGTGAGCAGTGCCGCGCCCAGATAGTCGACGCGCTGCTTGCGCCGCGGCGTGCTCTCCTCGAAGTTGCGCACCAGCATCCACCCGGCCAGCGCGGACAGCGGAATATTGACCAGGAAGATCCAGCGCCAGCTGACGTACTCGGCGA is part of the Nocardia sp. NBC_00565 genome and encodes:
- a CDS encoding flavin monoamine oxidase family protein; the protein is MGLERTVDVAVIGAGLAGLAAARELRGNGLEVVVVEARDRVGGRTLNHPIGDDKIVEVGGQWVGPGQDRVLALIEELGLETFPTFTDGRHLFEHRGKLRRYRGRVPLIASPALLEAFIGLRRLDRMSRTVPADAPWSAARAGQWDAETVESWMRHNLHSGVARQAITMVCKAVWAADPADVSLLHLLAYLHAGGGVDPMIETDGGAQQTRIVGGSQRIALALAAELGEHVLLNTPVRKIEQSNGSVVVHGDDTRISARRVIVAMSPALAGRLVYSPALPADRDQLTQRMPNGSVIKTMAVYDSPFWRADGLSGQVTAATGPVKVTFDNSPPDGNPGVLLAFLEGGDARRLGRYTSAERREIVLSSLTRFFGPAAATPKDYIEQDWSADEWTRGCYGAFMPPNTWTEYGPALRTPIGRIHWAGAETATIWMGYMDGAIRSGERAAAEITALAGTERKTTAPV
- a CDS encoding MDR family MFS transporter, producing MATEAVQSSIGLRSDRGAILASLMLATSLVALDSTIIATAVLTITDNLGGFSQFPWLFSIYLLTQAVTVPVYGKLADTVGRKPVILFGIAIFALGSLLCGVATSMLGLIIFRAVQGIGAGAIMPMTMTIAGDLYTLTERAKVQGYLASVWAMSSVVGPLLGGVFAEYVSWRWIFLVNIPLSALAGWMLVRNFEESTPRRKQRVDYLGAALLTVGAGALILGLLEGGQAWAWSSPTSIAIFVGGALMLGLFGLVQRRAANPILPLWVFTRRVIIASSLVSVLVGAILLGLTSYVPTFTQGVLGTGALVAGLTVGALTLGWPLAASQAGKVYLRVGFRATALIGSTLATLGAATTLLIDENSTLIQVAASCFMIGTGMGLVATPTLIAAQTSAEWTERGVVTSANMFSRSLGSAVGVAVFGAIVNSRVGDGDHPAPALLSSAVHLVFLAVAVMASVMVIASSMMPRRGTNTA